The Ipomoea triloba cultivar NCNSP0323 chromosome 14, ASM357664v1 region CAATAGGTTCTTCTTTAAGAGTTGGGCAAGTATCAGTTTGGTGCCTAACTACCGAGCAAATTCCACAAGCCTTCACAGTTTGCATATTTCCTACAACTAATTGACGAACAAGAGTAGTTAAACCAGCCACTTGTTGTTCAAGATTGGAAATACTTACCTCATTCACTTGCTTGGACGGTTGGACAAGTCTATTGCCAAATTGTTGAGAATTTGCAGCCATGTTTGCAATTAGATTCTTTGCAGCATCCGGTGTCTTATCAACTAAAGCACCTCCACTTGCAGCATCAATCATGCTTCTATCAGTTGGAAAGAGTCCTTCATAAAAGTACTTAATGAGCAATTGTTCAGTGATTTGGTAATGAGGGCAACTCGCACAAAGCTTCTTAAAACGCTCCCAATATTCATATAATGATTCTCCATTGTGTTGCCTTATACCACATATTTCTTTTCTGATGTTGGCTGCCTTTGAAGCTGGAAAGTATTTTTCAAGGAACACCGTCTTCAAGTCATTCCATGTGGTGATGCTCCCGAAAGGTAGATAATATAGCCAGTCCTTTGCTGAATCCttcaaagaaaaaggaaaggctctcaacttgatttgttCTTCAGTAACCCCCGTGGGTTTCATACTTGAACATACCACATGAAATTCTTTTAAGTGTTTATGAGGATCTTCACCTGCAAGTCCATGAAAAGAAGGCAAAAGATGAATTAACCcagattttaattcaaattgtacATTACCATCTAAAGCAGGAAACGTAATGCATAAAGGCTGTTGATCTAAATTTGGAGCTCCAAGCTCTTTTAAAGTCCGATTTTGAGCCATGGGTTTTTCTTCCAAATCAGAATGGGAGGAAGATGGGGAATCAGTAGCCAGTGCACTAAACTCCAATTTCCTACGAGATTGTTTTCTTAACATGCGTAGAGTTCTTTCAATTTCTGGATCGTATGGCAATATTTCTCGATTAGCAAATCAAGTTATAGGCATAAACCATAAAAGATATTGCAGAAATTAGACAAAGTAATGAAGAcaccaaaaatttattaatttttttttgacaaatgacgaagaagaataaatgaataaataagcaaacgaataaacacaaaaataaactagaaaagctccccggcaacggcgccaaaatttgGCGAGCTGTCGTTGGCtcccaaattaaaccttaaaaacgtagtagtgagagtaaggatcgttcccacgaggagtaactagtttgatttatgagttcaaattaaagagGAGGGTTcggtatgaaattaacattcaaaataagtaaatgaataaataaataattaagattagaaaagatgataatcaagccaaagtttacgaaagaaatcaattgaacttttaatacttggtctaagaaaACATTCACCACTGGATTTTAGTAACTGATCATAGATTCATGGTTAATTCATAACAATTGAGTATTCATTGTGGAATTAATTTCCGATTTTCCTTAGTCATAGGTAATCAAACACAAGCGGTATCAACTACCcctaactatcaaataacacaagacaagcacgtatatttaatttgatagcaacattaaaatgagaaaatcaacgaaactgaataacataaacacatgcGGCTATgtttaattcatattaatattcctCCTAGGACTAAATTAATACTAATGCCATATTAATAAATTCCAGTTGCTACACTGTTCAAGTAATTAAACTAGTAGGCCTCCTAGCAATTAACTGGAAcaatcatataaaataaaaacacagagaaatatcaattactcaaatAAAGATGAATTCAATataaagaattaattcaatCTCACAGTACAAATTGATCCAGGGTTCATGTAACCTTGACCAAGTTTAGAGAATTAGTCTCGCAGGGCCATGAACTagaaaattttaacagaaaaataaaaacttgtaaacTGGAGAAACTATCAAATTATGCACAGCTAGTCTGATTCCTCAACAACAAGAACTCACTGCTATTTATACACTTCTAATCCCAACAAAAAACTcttaaattgaggaaaataattaatttgaaaattaatatgaaCCTCCCAAAAATAGACTCAAGTGCTGAAAATTATCTTTGCCATCCGTTTCCCCTGTTGATCGATGATATTTTCTCCAGAATTCCGATGAGTCGCGAGTGCCGTTGATGAAGCGACAGAGTCTTCGCATGTCCTCGTACGTGAGCTGCTGCACAAGGAACATCcaaatatttgaattcatttttttgtttatttagtaggctaggttattatatatattgggccaAACTTATTAGACAACCAAAGAAATGGGCTAAGACGTTTTTGGactaaaaataatacttaaatCATAATAAAGAATTGGGCTACAAGTTTGTTGGACtcaaacttaaaattattaactacataaaatatttatttaacttattgattactaaactttaaaaataaataattattatataataataaataattaatgctaaaatattataaagatgtacataaaataaagatataaaatatgtctatcattgtgcctgtcgattttattgtttgtaagatgggtgatgatgatccccatgaatccttaattctgggaagaccatttctggctacttgtcgtgcacgaatagatgtgagttcaggtgaaattacccttagattcgatggacaagccataaatgatgaaaaggaaaatgcGAAAGAAGAACCTGATGAaaatgaaagggcaaaggtcaaagctaagatgaaaccaaaaccaaagtggaaaaatgacaagcttacatggaagaacacgtggttactaaaatgcttcttacccactaccaaggaatatggttgaattttaaccaaggtatgatgcgtctagccaatgacgtaaaccgtggcacTTCTTGGGaagcaacccaaggttttaataatatgctttacatcatttttatgctttcgtttttttttttttatgtttttattctaataaattgctacaatcatttagaaccatgttttgaggactaacttgtaggagtcgggactaaaaattgcttttgaaaggctaagtttggacttaggtatgaagggaaaagccaaaaccggaagaaaacaatgcagtggacTGCCACGTGAGCTCACACGTCTGTAGCCGTGCATGGGAACGAAGcagtagcttcccacgcacgctcacacgcgtatAGCCATGAGtgggagcgagacagagagctcccacgcacggtcacactcgtgtgaccggcGTGAAAGCCTCCTACggatttaaaacccttgttcggccattcGACGCCATTTTGCTCCCAAAACCTAtgtttctcttctcttctccacgcaaggaagaacccaaactcaaggtttgaacacatcttttactttttaccttcaaagaagatcaaaaacatcaatgtccaggtaatttctcatctttttaactctttatccttgaatattcatgagtttggaagagcttgaatgagaAAATTGTTCTACtttcccttgcatgattttgaatgttttgaatgtttaaattggtttataatgcttcatagaactatcctttgatgttttctttcattattgatggttacattgatggattgttatatatttttgagtttcaagtgtgaacaccattgatgaacaaatgggtttgttagatttcttgttgaaattatgaaattgatgcttgaattgatgaacaaacttgttgtagaactattatatgccatcaatttgacttttcacatgctacattgcccaaattgaattttcaatttcaaaccctaattttgaatttggggaagaagatgaagttgactttttggaattcttgacttttgtagttgacttcttatttgactatcaaattgaaatatcttatgatgaatttatgcatgtgtgtgataatggaatgatattgttgatattcttatactagaattgtccaaaatataggggaaactatggtgaaatttttgaaaattctcagccctatatgtttgaaatccattatcttgacaaggaattttacacaattacaatggtgacttatttgagaattacttattcaaaaccaattaccatgaatgttaatttctacaatttgtaggatgggacgctcaaaGGAAACggcaaagaaatcaaagcatgattatggtgaatcgagtcgatcgaggacacggcaacaagctacagctcaacaggctatGCAGGAGCAGGGGTCAAGGTccttacgacacttgacacccatccaactTACAACAGtagataactataaagggaagcagctttctgttggtcGTCACTTCGACAATAacgttttaagagaatttggttgtttgaacgaagtaaataggcttctcaggcacccacagctccgccatctatttgagtggagaggacccacctatgcacCTGTTACTTCTGAATTCTTAGCGACCTTGGAAATTTGAAAGGAggtcaacaatgcaagagaaTCCATTTCGTTCACTctattcggcaaccactacagtatgtcttttaacactttgggtgttacgcatggattccatgatgccgtgagcgtgtccatgccatatttcagagacttcaaggaggattttgattcagatgtagttgctagacaatattggagaagcatcacaaacaatgcctcatacaactcttcaaacttaaaggcaaaactcatcacccgcaatgctttaaaggctatcagattagcctttgctataaatctctcaggcagaaccacaaatcgcaacaaggtatacaggcaggatttgttttacatgtggtgcatggagaatgaggttggcatcaacatgggctttcaagctagaaagtggctccagaccgAGCAAAAGcgtaaggttcagactgtgtttatcgGTCCTTTCGTTACTAGACTATGCTTCGGGTTGGGCCTAttggaccggttgatgggagagagagctgaaggttgcacaatttctttctccgtgggtgagttctttgccgcagaattaaaacttggaggtgatgatgcacttGATCTAGAGGTttctgatgaggatgatgatgaggacgaggaagagaatgaggaggaggttactgcacaggagcaaggccctattcTAATGGATTGGGACACGACGCAGAACTTTCATAGGCAGCTCCATGACGAATAGATGAACTACTGGCGTGAGCAGCATACATGAcaagaaggccacttcacatccatctccgcgacacaggatgtccacaccgaagacctcaaccgcatgagaagggcggtggaggaaaatgataggagaattaCTGCGCTCGAAGCTAGATTCGATAGGCAATTCCAGCCCTTCGGTGATGACTGATGCTTTCCTTCGTTTATTCTCGatcctgacctattgacatttgatactgagttccttgaTAGTGGTTACTACGGTTGCTAGctccatctgaacattaggatccctacgcgcggggttccgacttttatttcctttatttctttactatgctttacttatctttattgctttatgttatttacattccaactgctttacttttctgcatttctattcaaATAATTCTACTTAATTACATGCGttattatctatgtttctgcttttatatttctatcagcttataataattgaatagtacttcgaaaacccttttgtatgttatgtctccatttcttatagagcatttaTAACGGGAGCaagcctatgctggaagctaaagtgtggacagagggatgcatacttggtttatcctcttatcccttttctaattttaagccccgttttgatctttaaagtgtggagaTATTTCATTATAGCTTTCTGTATGcgtatattagagcttaccatgattaataggatcgtttgatgcataccctatatcccatagcaatttccaaagtgtggaaagggatttttatttgtctacctttagaatccctatttcgttcctttaccctatacGCATgtaaacatcgaggacgatgtttgttttaaagtgtggaaaggacgcacttcgtgctttacatgcttacatgcttagtattagaagttgaagctcttgggaatgataagcgggtgcatttgcagttttgaaaagagagttattatttgtgttatctagggagaattttgactggatgcccaaaaagttttactctcgaaatatctttgagaaagttacttttcgcacccacgagagtgtttagagccaaataagtttatattcttgcctgcttgcatgatgttcacctcttatttacgtaggaccttggTCAAGTATCTCTCGAAGtaggagtgtgcactttttaatttgagaaagataaaaccagcaaggcccggaattgaactaaccttggtagggcatggggcaaaaggtgagcctaattgtaagcttaatgagaaaacaaaatccttgaccataaatagaaaaaggcatgaggggttgacacgaggagaagtcaaaaaggcaaaaggccaatcaccaagagttttgcatgagagagtatctcggagacttatgtgcttagataggaaaatgtcttgcttgaggacaagcaagaaacaaagtgtggaaaatttgataagactccgagacactcttatttcaggcacattttagggtgttttatcgcgtctatagcatccttacttggtaaattatgtgcgtaaatgcttgaaaatcactaattgatgcgcagaagctacttttagcttaaaagaagtaaaacaggagccccgagagcaaataggaccaaaagatgagcttaaagagcaaaccaggcaagagcggagccccggaggaccaaactggagagccacacgcgtgtgagaatgcgtgaaaactttccagtagcttcccacgcactctcacacgcgtgtgagaggcgtggagatgGTGATGCGCGactttcagctagggttgtcatttcggagactatttaaacccctttgatgaattttaagaggaggttcccagaaaaattagttttctttttcttagtttttcctttggagaactttctccatttttcttagttttttagattagatcaatctccattgtagcaagacaacaagcttggattgaagatcttcttctctctaggtgatctctatttcatttctataattttagcaatcttgttcttggattaaattagcttttgtttgcatttcatactatgagtagctagtttagtctagggatttggattgtgcgattgaatattgcttttctgatgatcttatttctatatcttggatctatgagtttgtgttgatggattatctattcttgtctattgattgttgtttcgatgagatcttgtttggatttggccaatctaaaTGAGAGATTgtgctcttgactctttcatgtctttgattagagttaggatttgaagcttgacacaatcatagttcctatggacttcttaagaatagtaggatagtgtgtagcttaagtgtttgatgaaatttcTCTTAgtactttggatgcttgaagacactcctaagtcaaagaagccttagtacacaaaggtggaaaaggactaagacaacacactcttgaatatacaatatcctagcaatcctaatccatgaccttagacactccactatgcaatatccatgaacactatccaatccctaccccttttacatattcacaaaatcacttttactttactactctcttgcactcaaaccaaacaaatgaactactctcactcacaaatcacccttcagcacactcaaatcctatgcatgacccaatcaagtaaagtcccgaacgcttgacacacctccacgtccctcctttgagactgacactcggggagtcacagactttccgttttaacatataaatatcttttgaagAATCAATCCCTACACAATATTGCTTCTTcatgagaggccgctatcgcgcacacactcactttcctagagtctactatctatcccggccggaaatagaagcaaagcatgaagaacttcaaccacacaagactaaaCCCACTTCACCATTTTCACATTCATATGacaaaattcaagcatcaatcataggatctaacatggggcacacacacccctcaACTTATCTACTCAAGcattatcaaattaaagattaaacaaagcaaaataaccaaatcaatatattaaagttgcaatctttAAAGAACAAAAGTTTTAGCAATATACCTAGGGATCAATGGAGCTACTCCATCTTCGTTTCATCCTTCATCTTGCTTCTTTAGTCTATGGAAATTCtatctatctaatctactctaaagaaaagaaaaaggatttcTCCCAAAGGGGAGAAACTCAAAGAACTCTATCTAAAGGGAATTGGGAATCCCCTGAAAAACCTATAAAGGCAATATATATAGCCTCCGAAATCTCACCCTAAttatttccgcgctgtgtcgcgtccacgcgcgtcaccacgcgtgtgggcgtGCATGGGAGCATTCTAGTACGCAACCACGCGTGCCAACACGCGTGTTGGtgtgcgtggtgaagtttgcttctgttgtcttcttctatgttgtagctctcgaggatacggttccatagccacctgcctcgcctcattgGGACATTCCTAGCttcggttacgtccgttttactgaggtgttgccggaatgccctgcgaaatttaagatttgtgcaaattatattgaaacacacataattagtccctagacctatatgcaatgaaattaccctatcttagtaTGTTTTTAGGTCTAATGGACATCTAACatagcatatttcacacctaaatgaccccaaaaacacggctacttttggcacttatcaatgATTTTCTAGAGTAAAAATCGGATAGGTTGAGTTTAGGCTCAAATCTTAGGCtcataataaataatgcaaGGATCAAATGTTTGGCTTAGATAGATGTTTGGGTTAAAATTTTGGATAGAAATTATATCATATAAATAGGGCTTATAAAACATAAGTAAccttataaatatttatactttaaatatttgatttaaaaattattttgagacaATACCCGTagtggtaataataattttgtttcaaaagCCTTTGTAggaaaataatttgattttgaaatttctAGATATCAAATATAGATCAACGGGAAGAGAAGTACAAACAAAAGAACATTGCACCATTCAAGAGGCAAATCTGGGTCAAAAAAACTGAGATAATCTGCTATCCTACCACTGTTTTGTCAGCAACCTTATCTGATTCAATGTGGTATTTCGACAGTGGTGTTCTAGGCATATGACGGGAAATAACAAGCACCTCAAATTAGTTCAACCAAGCAATAGACCAGTAACTTTTAGAGATGGAAAAAATGGAAACATTCTTGAAAAATGTATTCTGGACGTTCATGGACTACCCCACTTGGAAGATGTATTACTAGTTCAAGGACTACGTGCCGACTTTCAGCATCAGTTAGTTGTGCGATCAAGACTAGAAAGTCTGATTCAACAAAAATCAATGTAGTGTGATGGACAAATCCAATCAACAAGTGATGGAGGGAACTCGATCTTTtgacaattattatattatgccaAATGATCTGGTATGCCAACAAACTAAAGTTGATGAGGTGAAACTGTGGCATCAAAAGTTAGGCCATATAAATTTCCGAGACATGGAAAAGTTGATCAAACTAGAAGCTGTTCGAGGAGTTTTCCAATTGAAAGTTGATCAAATTAGAAGCtgtttgataagcaccaagaatagcacttataaggggtcttaattagattaaaagtgcatcgttttgacatccgattacaacaattgcatgcattttagctcaaatgcgatcaaaatcttctaacaacatttctagaaagagttttgaggtatttcacaggttggagagagatttgaggctaaaatagagcaaaagacaaacaagccgaaatgcagtagcgtcccacgcagcctcacacgcgtgaggctgggcgtggaattattccagtaagctcccacgctcgccaccacgcgtggaagcaagcgtggtcgggccaagggtctttttgtgaaatttatcccctttttgtcacctatataaatcccttttgcccaaaACCTAGAGACAACTAAAATAGATCAGAAATGCATAGAATATGGTAGAATAGATCtcgagggttttctcccctcttgggggaaaattcctttctctcatattttagaatagatcaagggcaagaaggaagattgggatttcaagatcaaggttgtaaagatccccttt contains the following coding sequences:
- the LOC116003888 gene encoding uncharacterized protein LOC116003888, with translation MLRKQSRRKLEFSALATDSPSSSHSDLEEKPMAQNRTLKELGAPNLDQQPLCITFPALDGNVQFELKSGLIHLLPSFHGLAGEDPHKHLKEFHVVCSSMKPTGVTEEQIKLRAFPFSLKDSAKDWLYYLPFGSITTWNDLKTVFLEKYFPASKAANIRKEICGIRQHNGESLYEYWERFKKLCASCPHYQITEQLLIKYFYEGLFPTDRSMIDAASGGALVDKTPDAAKNLIANMAANSQQFGNRLVQPSKQVNEVSISNLEQQVAGLTTLVRQLVVGNMQTVKACGICSVVRHQTDTCPTLKEEPIEHVNMAGGFPGQPQGKYDPFSNTYNPGLRDHPNLSYGNSQGNRVVQNRCNFQQYRPPFPPSQQPAQSTNLGMNLENIVKSLATNTLQFQQETQQFQQETMSSIQETRASIQNLERQVGQLATAVNRLEAQNSRNLPSQTVVNPKENVSAISVTGMSLERNVDSENETSVGDIANNNEKSQGKFSSFSDYKPVPPFPQALLETRKTKSNNDLYETFREYEGNNSLLDSIKNYLVMQSF